The Arachis ipaensis cultivar K30076 chromosome B05, Araip1.1, whole genome shotgun sequence nucleotide sequence TAAACAATATGAAGACTTATTGTTCTCTCTATATTGCAGGAGAAGCTGAAGGTGGCAGTTTTGGTTTCCAAAGCAGCATTTCAATTTATCCAAGGTAAGGATTTTCATCAGCATTATACTGAATGGTGAACGAGTTCAAGATTCAATGTATTTAGTATTTACTCATGATGACATCCTCAGGTGCACAAGTGAAACCAAGTGATGAAAAAGTACCCGAGGAAGTTAAAGCAGCAGGTTTTGAAATCAGTGGTGATGAATTGGGGACTATTGTTGAAGGCCATGATGTGAAGAAGCTGAAATCTCATGGTGGGGTTGATGGCGTTGCAGAGAAGCTTTCTACATCAACCAGCAAGGGGCTTAGCAGTGATCCCGATTCACTGAGCAAGAGACAAGACATATATGGGATCAACAAATTCGCCGAAAGCGAAGCCAAGAGTTTCTGGGTTTTTGTTTGGGAAGCCCTTCAAGACATGACTCTGATGATACTTGGAGTGTGTGCTTTTGTGTCTCTGATAGTTGGCATTGCAACAGAAGGTTGGCCAAAGGGAGCGCATGACGGTCTTGGCATTGTTGCCAGCATACTACTGGTTGTGTTTGTGACAGCAACCAGTGATTACAGGCAGTCATTGCAATTCAAAGATTTGgacaaggagaagaagaagatttcAGTTCAGGTAACAAGAGACGGTTGCAGGCAGAAGATGTCAATATATGAATTACTTGCTGGTGATATTGTGCATCTTTCAATTGGTGATCAAGTACCTGCTGATGGACTATTTCTCTCTGGATTCTCTGTGTTGATTGATGAATCAAGCTTGACAGGGGAGAGTGAACCGGTTATGGTGAACTCTGAGTATCCATTTCTTCTTTCTGGAACCAAGGTTCAAGATGGATCTTGCAAGATGTTGGTTACCACTGTGGGAATGAGGACTCAATGGGGAAAGTTGATGGCAACTCTGAGTGAAGGTGGAGATGATGAAACTCCATTACAGGTTAAATTGAATGGAGTTGCAACCATTATTGGCAAGATAGGCCTCTTCTTCGCCGTGGTTACATTCGCGGTTCTTGTGCAAGGACTAGTGAGCCGTAAGCTCCAAGAAGGGAGAATATGGAGCTGGAATGGAGATGATGCTTTGGAGATGCTGGAATTCTTCGCTGTCGCGGTTACCATAGTAGTTGTTGCTGTCCCAGAAGGGCTGCCACTGGCTGTGACATTGAGCCTTGCCTTCGCcatgaagaagatgatgaatgatAAGGCCCTTGTGAGGCATTTGGCCGCGTGCGAAACCATGGGATCTGCCACAACTATATGCAGTGACAAGACTGGAACTCTAACAACTAATCACATGACTgttgtgaaaacatgcatttgtATGAACACCAATGAAGTGAGTAACAATAAGGCTTCTGATTTGTGTTCTGAGCTTCCTGATTCTTCCATGAAACTGCTCCTTCAGTCAATATTCAACAACACTGGAGGAGAGGTTGTGGTTAACAAACATGGGAAGCGAGAGATCTTAGGGACACCAACAGAGACTGCAATCTTGGAGTTTGGCTTGTCACTTGGTGGAGATTTTCAAGCAGAGAAACAAGAATGCAATGTTGTTAAAGTTGAGCCTTTCAACTCCACCAAGAAGAAAATGAGCCTTGTGGTGGAGCTCCCTGGTGGTGGATTGCGTGCACACTGCAAAGGTGCTTCTGAGATCATCCTGGCCTCTTGTGACAAGGTGCTTAACTCTGCCGGCGAGGTTGTCCTGCTCAATGAAGAATCAAGTAACCATCTCAAGGCTACAATAGACCAGTTTGCTAATGAGGCACTCAGAACATTATGCCTTGCCTATAAAGAATTAGATAATGGATTCTCTTCTGAGGATCCAATTCCTGATTCTGGCTATACTTGTATAGGAATTGTTGGTATCAAGGATCCGGTTCGCCCCGGCGTTAAGGAATCTGTAGCAGTATGCCGCTCTGCTGGAATCACAGTGAGGATGGTTACAGGAGATAATATCAATACTGCCAAGGCTATAGCCAGGGAATGTGGGATCTTAACAGATGATGGCATAGCCATTGAAGGTCCAGAGTTTAGAGAGAAGAGTGAGGAAGAATTGCTTAAACTCATTCCCAAAATTCAGGTAATTCTTTCATTCTATCAAATAAATTATTCATTGTTTAATACTTCCATTAACAATAGTTGTgacatacttttcctttttcaggtTATGGCTCGGTCGTCGCCTTTAGACAAACACACATTGGTGAAACACTTGCGTAACACGTTTGGGGAAGTTGTAGCTGTAACTGGCGATGGAACAAATGATGCTCCAGCACTTCATGAAGCTGACATTGGACTTGCTATGGGCATTGCTGGAACTGAGGTAAGTGCAATTTAAATAGTATTGTGTTAAGTTTTAGTCATTATGATCTTAATTAATTCCATAACTCTTGCATTGTGCAGGTTGCAAAAGAAAGTGCTGATGTCATAATTCTAGATGACAACTTCTCCACAATAGTGACAGTGGCCAAATGGGGACGTTCTGTTTACATAAATATTCAAAAATTCGTGCAGTTTCAGTTAACGGTTAATGTGGTTGCATTGATAGTGAACTTCACCTCAGCATGTGTGACAGGTTAGAAAATTAGCTTAATTTGTCTACTTTCAATGTCATTTATGAACCTCTTATCGGTTTGTCTCTAATTATATTGGATTCATTATCTCAACAGGAAGTGCACCCCTCACAGCTGTTCAACTTTTGTGGGTGAACATGATCATGGATACACTGGGAGCACTAGCACTAGCAACTGAACCTCCGAATGATGATTTAATGAAGCGTTTGCCTGTTGGAAGGAAGGGCAATTTCATCAGCAATGTCATGTGGAGGAACATCTTGGGACAATCATTGTATCAGTTTATGGTGATATGGTTTCTTCAGTCAAGGGGGAAATCCATATTTTCGCTCGACGGCCCTGACTCGGATCTGGTCTTAAACACACTCATTTTCAACACATTTGTCTTTTGTCAGGTAACATTGACTAAATTCAAAGCACATGATATTTCAGTTATAACTAACTGTTGCAAAAATTTACCTTAACATATGTGGCTTGGTTTTGGTTGTGCAGGTTTTCAATGAGATTAACTCACGTGAGATGGAGGAAATAGATGTTTTCAAAGGCATATTGAACAATCATGTTTTCGTGGGTGTCCTTACTGCTACTGTTTTCTTCCAAATCATAATAGTGGAGTACTTGGGAACCTTTGCAAACACAACACCTCTAACTCTGGTTCAATGGTTCTTCAGCTTGTTGGTTGGATTTTTAGGCATGCCAATCGCAGCTCGCTTGAAGAAGATCCGTGTTTGAAGAACTTTGTTGTGCATAATAACTCTGTTCAGAATATTGTTTATGGTTGGTTATATCACACAGCTTCGAGGTCCCTTGTAGATTACTAACTAGTTTATTCAATTGTTTGTTATATGAAAAGAGAATGGTAGATGAAAGGACGCAGCAAAATACAGTGTGTAGATAATGCTGACTCCTTTAGCACTGCTAGAATGAAACTCTTTTCTAggatttcaatttttatttttctatttatgcaTTTATTTTGCGATTTGTCCGAGTGCATTTCATTGGATTTTTTAAGGGGAAAAAAAACTTGTAATGCACTGGCAAATTATATTGCTTTATGCTATTGCTTCAGTTACACTGTAAATGAAGAGAATTATGTATATTGGGCATCTAAAGGCCTCTTCATATTATTTAGACTGAATGATACTGAGGAGGTGAAACATTCAGAAATAAAACTAGTTCTAACTTTCTATTCATCTGTCATGGATACCTTTCCAGTTTCATATAAATGATGCATCCAAAGAGGTTCAATCAAATCTTTTGCAAAGGTTAATTTATCCAGTTCCTCTTCATGATTCTCTTCTGCAATTTCCCTCTCTATCTTAGGATAGATTCCCTGCAGAGAAGACAGCATCATGTCACCCCAATCCCTGTCGTCATGTTCGAACAACTTGAAACGTACAAAGTGCAATAGTCCTAATGCCAGTCCAATGTCTTTTCTTTCCAGCCCAACAAGTGAAGAATCCAAGAAAATAACCCCAACTGCATCCATTACATCGGAATTCTTTTTCAATAACACAACCAGCATGGACAAAAGCCTATCAAAGGCGGAGAATTTCTGTTGGTCGGAATATCCATCTTCTGCAGCATCCTTTACAGATGACAGCTCAGTCTTGGCTACGATCAAGAGCCATTTTGGAATACGAAGCTTCATTTGGTCAGATGCAGTTGAATGTTTCCTGCCACCCACACCATGTTTCTGAACACTTATAGATGCTAATGCCAGAACCAAATCGGGGAGCCAAGGGTTTGCTGCTGCAACAAGACGCGAGGCATATCCAGAGCCCAAGTATGATTCAATCAAAACGACTAAATCAAGCAGGTCATTTGCAAGGGCAAAAGCTGTTGGTGAATTTGTGGATAATCCACTGGAATCTGTGAGTGTCATATTTAGTACTTTTGTTGCATAGGTGAAAGAGCTTTTCAGACAAAAGAATACGCTTTTCATATCATCTTCGTTAAACTGTATCTGTTTATGATGTAGCCTGTCCAACGAAGACATAATGTGCTGCACACATTTTGATGTGTAATTTAAGAATAATTCATGGTTGTGGGGAGCAAAATCCATTGCGAATGTGTCAGCCATGAACTTGAGAACAGCAGTAAGCATCTTCACCTTACATAATACTTGCCGAGGTTTGTTGTGCGCAGAATCTATGCATATGTTTAGTGTAAAAGTCAGAAATAAAGTACAGGTAAAATATACATGGACAAATGCAAGACACAACATAAACACACAATCTTTATGGTTAAACAGCATATTGTTAAGAAGCATCCCCTGATCCCCAAGTAGTTCTTAGACCCTAAAACACTATGTATCATATAAACATCTACTCCCCACCACTACTTGAATAACATGTATATTAAGGAGATAACATACCCCTTTGTGTGGCAATTCTATTTGTCCTGTTGGCAGACTGAAGATCTGAATCAACTTTGTCATTTTTTGTGGAGTCATCTGCTACAAATAGTTTTTCTAAACAGTCGAGCACATGCTCTATCGTCTGCTCCAAGACAGACTGCTCAAAAGAAATTTAAACAGAAAGTAATAAAAGTCGAATTAGGCATGCTATAATTATAACCAATCTGGTCCTTTTACAATAAGATCAACTCAAAGATACAAGGGGTAATGTGGAAATTAAATTAGTCAATTAGTTACTGATAAAACAAAGTGGCAGTAAAgaaagacaaaattaaaaaaagagaacTGATAAGATCAGAGGTGCATAAAATTCTGAACTATAAAGTTTCAAAAGCGGCAAAAagtcaaccaaaaaaaaaaagaaaaatggaagtTAAATATTATACTTGCCTCTGAGAGTGATGTAGAAGCCTCAGTCTTACATTTTTTCCTCTTCGTATCATTATTCTGAATACTAGTTGTGCTAACAATATCAACGGTCATTTGCAGAGCAATAGCCATATATGCCAAAATGGGTGAAATGTCCATGTAATCATACTCCCCACAATGCACAATTGTGACCTCGGAGATTATCTTGAGGGATAAAAATAACATCTCTAACGTTTGAGGTCTTAGCAAGGCTTTTCTGGTATCCTCATTTAGAAGGAAGTCCCTAACTTGCCATGCTATCCCGACAGCAACTAAATAATCATCCTCAAAAGATTGCTTTCTGTTTATAATCTTTGATTTAAATGAAAATTTTCCAGAGGATTTAGATTTCTTCCCCTTAACAGAAGAAATGCTATGTGATGGCATGACTGTGCCAAATTTAATATGACACCGGTAAGCAGCCTTATGCAAGAGGGATGTTAAGGCTTCCAACATATCATCAAAATAACCCAATGAAAGCAATAACTTATGTGCAGACCTCATTTCAGATTGGCGATCAACATCCTCAGATAAGCCATTGCAGTTTGTGACAATAGCCATGCATTCTTCAAGTAGTCCAGCAACACCATCTGGATGGACAGCAGAAAGGAGGTTGAATAAAGAAGATTGAGCTTGGCCTGTTGATGCCAAAGTAAGTAatttttttactttctcttgAGTAAATAATTGTTTGAGGGCATTCTTGTAGCATAGTTCACTGGCTAAGTCATCACAAAGGTAGCTAGCAGCAACAAGAAAACCCTCAATCTGATTTGCATCCAACTTATGAGGTGACAAGACCAAACTCATGAATGCTTTGATGAGTTCCATAAGATGATCTTTAGGTGCTCCTTCCAAGATTGCAAATTTACAGAAGATTGCACCTCCCATCGGAGACCTTCTCATAAGTGTAATGCAACGATTACATGCCTCCTCAATGGGTACTTTCGAGGGAAAGTATGATGGCATAAGCAATTTTGTTATCTTCTGAGCCACAGGAGGTTGATCACTAGCAAGGATAGACAATAGTGAATCAAGCTCCACCACCTCCAGAATATTCAAAAAAAGAACAGTCAGCAAACCAATCAGAATGCATAATATTACCAAATACATAAGAAACAAGAACATTGTAATCAACACTGACTTCAAGAACATGTACCTTGTTGAACTGAAAATTTCTGACGTCCTCTAGGTGTACTAAGAGATCTGCTGCAGCAATTCGAACCGTGAGAACATTGTCCAGCATTAAATGCCGAAGTCTTGGCAAGAGAACCTTAAGAATTTCATGAGAGTGGGGATTGCCAAGCAAATAAATTATGCCATTTAACATGGAAACCCTCACTTCACTGCATGCATCATGAGACATGTCATCAAATAGTTTTGTAATTATCTTTGTTATGATTGGTGAAGGAATAATTTCCCAAAACAGATGAAGCACACGACAGGAACCCTCAACAGCAATTGTTCTCACTTGTGGACAATCATCTTTAAGTAACCTTTCTAATAAGAAGAACTGCTTATCAAGCAATATATCTTTCTCCTCTTTCGTAGCATCAGGGTCTTCAAGAGGGAACAAGTCAAGAAGTAAATGTAAAGCATTCTGCCTAACATTTGAGTTTGCAACCTATTGCAAAGAACGCAAAGTAAAATTCAGAACGTATGGAAAGATAATAACAGTTTAATTGACTGATTCAGAAAGTTCTGCTTAACAATCATTCTCTTACCTGCAAGGACCTAAATATCACAGGCTCAGCAAGCTGAAACAGAAGCTTCTCAACTCCATCTGTGGTCCTTTGTTCAACAAATGCTCCAAAAATCCTTCTAATATATGAAGCAAGGGCTGAAGAACCAGCATGTATAGCAGCTTCGATCATCTCCTGCAAGAACCCATTCTCAATTTCGCTTTTCGAATCCCCTTCAGCTGCTTTCCATGCCCGAAACAGGATATCCCCGTAAGACTCAAGCATCGACTTCCTCCCAAACGGTATCTGGGAGCGAATCATAGCCAAAACTTCCTTCGCTAACTGTTGGCTCAGACCAAACACGAACGAGAGGAATTTCCTTCCGTCCTCTGTCTTCAAATACAGCGGCGAAATCACGCAACGAACCAGCAACAGCTTCAAATCCTCGATGCTGTCGTCGTCAAAGTCAAACAGAGCAAAAGCCTCCCGGAGCGTGTAGACCTTGTGCACGTCGACCTTCTTCTTCACCGTGAGAGATCTCGCGAGGAGAAAAGGGAGAGTCTGCGAGATTAAAGACTCTCGGCCGGGAAGATTGTCCTTCCACCATTCCTCGCACAAGCACTCGATCGACGAGGAAAGAACCGAGTCGGACTCGAACACGATCAAGTTATCGTGAAGCACCTGAACTCCCGGGAGCAAATCCGACGGCGAGAACGGTTTCTTGGGGTGCGAGACGCAAAGTTGCGCGATATGCGCGAGAATTTGGAGGCGCTCGAGAATTTTGTCCTTCTCATCATCCGGGTTGGCGAGTGGGGGATCGAGGCGAGAAGAGCGACGGAGGCGCTTGGAGGGAGGGGTGCGAGGGGATTTGGTGGGGCTGAGGGTTGTTGGAGGGTTTGGTTGAAGAAGGTTGTGGAAGGATTGAATTGCGGAGGAGATTGAATTGCAGAGGGATTGAGGGAGTGTAGAGGAGAGTTCGGAGGATGGTTTGATGGCGTGAATTTGGGTTTTGAGTGATGGCTTCGAGGTTTTGAGAGTTAGCTTTGTGGCTGAAGAAAGGAATTCTTCTGCGGATGAAGGAAGCCTCTTCTTCATGGCGTCCGTTTGGTGAGGGAGGAGGGAAAGTGTtccattttcaaattctctttcaAATTTCGGAACGTGTTCTCCACTTTTCCATTTGGGCTTATCAAGTGGGCTCAACCTAGAACATACACAAGGCTTCTTAAAGGGAGGTCCATTTAATGTTTTTCGTTTTTGCCCATTTGTACACAAACGCCAACTCTCTGGGAACTACCGCTAAATGGGCCTACTTAGCCTTGGTCCACATGAAATCCGGAATTTGTATGTAATTGTTTGAGACCCATCGTGTTGCCTTGCTAGTTGCTAAGATCTCGCCAagaatcgaactcttgaccttttgaatctagaactctaatactatatcatgaaaccactcatcccaaaagcctAACTTGACAGGACAATATAACACTAACagtcatatctctaatacttcatAAACCTGCaatgtacacattgtacgcttaggtcaTTGGCTCCTTATACTTATTCAAACGATAAAGATAGACTCGATACATGTTTTGAATTATAATAACCAAGTATAATAGAATATAGtagaacagaaaaaaaaaagagaggattCATTCTTAGAGTGATGTCGTAGTCGTTTGGTGACTAAGTTGATAATGATATAATTAATTATacaattaaatcaaacaagtcCTATATTTGTTGATACGGTAGTCtcccagaaaaagaaagaaaaaaatgaagctGCTAAGGAATTGAAGATATGATAGAGAAAGAAGGAACGTGTTTGGTTGTGAATTGTGAATTGAGGTTAAAAACCTGAACCCGGTCCCTCCCTCCATACTATAGTGCATATGATGCCGCGGATCTGTCGAGCTAACTTTGTCTTTAACTCAATTAATCTCTCAAACTCAGAGACAAAGAATTTTTGTCCAATCCAAACATGTATAGACACCAACGTTTTCCTCATGACATGCACATCATTAACAGCTAAAGCTCCGTTTAGTCGTACCATGTTATGTAATGTACATTTCTGTGCCGTGGTCCAACAACCACCATGCATGTCTCTGCAACGTAATTAAATCTTGTTTGCTCCTTCATTAATTAATAGTTAAGAATAGATATGGCGAACTTAACATATTAAATTAAAGCTTATCTGAAGAATATAATGTAGAGCATAGAGGCCTTACTTCATCGTCATCATGGAATCACTCACGGGTGGAAACTGTCCTCATCAATGTTATTCCCCCTATGCTGTAGCTCTATCATAATTAATTTAAGTGCAGTTTAAATTTTGCCAAGACTCCATTCGTACTCTTTTGTCAAATGTATATGTATTTCCAATTCTCAATATATATCGCCACTTGTGAACTAAACTAATTATATTAATCTCTCTGTTACTCTCTTTTATGAGAAATTTTTGTGTCTCTATTTTTACAATTATCATCTATctgttacatatatatatatatatattattcagCTATGATGGATCATGTGAATATGGTATGTGTCAGATGAGTAGGATTAGGTCAATAATTCAATATAGTCCGACCATAGCTGAAAAATTAACAGCAAATTAAAACTTTAAACAGGAAGGGTGAAGAGAATCTATCTTGTTGAGTAGTTCTCCATGTGAACCAAGGAGGAATATGAGGAACCAACCCCACAGTAATTTGTTTAGAGCAAAATACAAGAAGAGTTCATGCCAGACTGGATAAGCATGCTTGTGCTTGTGAAGGACACACATTCTGACACCATTAATATTTTCCTTATAATCTCCCATGCATCTCTAATTTTACTAACAGAAAACCATCATCTGCATGCTGGGCCCTCTTAGGACAAAGTTTTTAGTCATTTCTTCTCTCAGTAAAATATATTGTTATCTAATAATAGATACAAGCCTTGAGCCTGCTTCAACTTGAAGGCTTCAAGCCGATTTGTCATCAGTCCCAGATATTCTTTTCATGATTTCAGCTCTGTACAAACTATATACGTatatccattattattattgtagtattctttttgtctcttattattattattctcctTAACTAAAGTGTACTgttattattcattaaattattATAGAGTACATAGTATATATGCATTTCACTACCACGCAAACTTTGATTAAATTCAATGATAACATATAAGAATTTTacccttttctatttttttgtgaAACTTATATCAATTTGATCTTTATATATAGACATAGGCACTGCAAGAGCACCGTACCAATCCTACTACATTTTTTGTTGGGCTGTCTTATATCCTATTTTatccaattatatatatatatattcataaaATTAGCTGAAAAAAAAGGATCCCAATAGTCATATCATGTCAGCAGATGATGAGAATAGAGGGAAGTAGTATCCCAGATGCACTTGAAAATAAAGTAGTCTCCCATGTTCCAAGCAAActaaaaaaatctgattcaacTTTACAAATGGCCCAAGCAAGCAACCCAGATGTTACACACAtacatcaaatcaaatcaaacaaaACCAATTCCCCATTCTCGGTGGCTTTCAGCCTTTTCAAAGTCACATAACAAATAAAGCATCCCATTTAAAAGGGTAGGCCTATTGCTTTAATTCCTACTTGCTAtaatgttgttgttattatttcctTGCATACATTACATACAAAcctatatatattaaattaaaaatgcaaTACCCTCTTCATTTCAAAATTAgggggaagaaaaaaaaaacgaaagtaAACACTGCCCAAAATTACTAGGGACAAGTAGTCTTCAATGTAGCTTTCTCTGGTTCTCTAGCTCAT carries:
- the LOC107642704 gene encoding calcium-transporting ATPase 2, plasma membrane-type, translated to MMESYLKENFDVKPKNSSEEALERWRKLCGMVKNPKRRFRFTANLSKRQEADAMRLGNKEKLKVAVLVSKAAFQFIQGAQVKPSDEKVPEEVKAAGFEISGDELGTIVEGHDVKKLKSHGGVDGVAEKLSTSTSKGLSSDPDSLSKRQDIYGINKFAESEAKSFWVFVWEALQDMTLMILGVCAFVSLIVGIATEGWPKGAHDGLGIVASILLVVFVTATSDYRQSLQFKDLDKEKKKISVQVTRDGCRQKMSIYELLAGDIVHLSIGDQVPADGLFLSGFSVLIDESSLTGESEPVMVNSEYPFLLSGTKVQDGSCKMLVTTVGMRTQWGKLMATLSEGGDDETPLQVKLNGVATIIGKIGLFFAVVTFAVLVQGLVSRKLQEGRIWSWNGDDALEMLEFFAVAVTIVVVAVPEGLPLAVTLSLAFAMKKMMNDKALVRHLAACETMGSATTICSDKTGTLTTNHMTVVKTCICMNTNEVSNNKASDLCSELPDSSMKLLLQSIFNNTGGEVVVNKHGKREILGTPTETAILEFGLSLGGDFQAEKQECNVVKVEPFNSTKKKMSLVVELPGGGLRAHCKGASEIILASCDKVLNSAGEVVLLNEESSNHLKATIDQFANEALRTLCLAYKELDNGFSSEDPIPDSGYTCIGIVGIKDPVRPGVKESVAVCRSAGITVRMVTGDNINTAKAIARECGILTDDGIAIEGPEFREKSEEELLKLIPKIQVMARSSPLDKHTLVKHLRNTFGEVVAVTGDGTNDAPALHEADIGLAMGIAGTEVAKESADVIILDDNFSTIVTVAKWGRSVYINIQKFVQFQLTVNVVALIVNFTSACVTGSAPLTAVQLLWVNMIMDTLGALALATEPPNDDLMKRLPVGRKGNFISNVMWRNILGQSLYQFMVIWFLQSRGKSIFSLDGPDSDLVLNTLIFNTFVFCQVFNEINSREMEEIDVFKGILNNHVFVGVLTATVFFQIIIVEYLGTFANTTPLTLVQWFFSLLVGFLGMPIAARLKKIRV
- the LOC107642703 gene encoding uncharacterized protein LOC107642703 translates to MKKRLPSSAEEFLSSATKLTLKTSKPSLKTQIHAIKPSSELSSTLPQSLCNSISSAIQSFHNLLQPNPPTTLSPTKSPRTPPSKRLRRSSRLDPPLANPDDEKDKILERLQILAHIAQLCVSHPKKPFSPSDLLPGVQVLHDNLIVFESDSVLSSSIECLCEEWWKDNLPGRESLISQTLPFLLARSLTVKKKVDVHKVYTLREAFALFDFDDDSIEDLKLLLVRCVISPLYLKTEDGRKFLSFVFGLSQQLAKEVLAMIRSQIPFGRKSMLESYGDILFRAWKAAEGDSKSEIENGFLQEMIEAAIHAGSSALASYIRRIFGAFVEQRTTDGVEKLLFQLAEPVIFRSLQVANSNVRQNALHLLLDLFPLEDPDATKEEKDILLDKQFFLLERLLKDDCPQVRTIAVEGSCRVLHLFWEIIPSPIITKIITKLFDDMSHDACSEVRVSMLNGIIYLLGNPHSHEILKVLLPRLRHLMLDNVLTVRIAAADLLVHLEDVRNFQFNKVVELDSLLSILASDQPPVAQKITKLLMPSYFPSKVPIEEACNRCITLMRRSPMGGAIFCKFAILEGAPKDHLMELIKAFMSLVLSPHKLDANQIEGFLVAASYLCDDLASELCYKNALKQLFTQEKVKKLLTLASTGQAQSSLFNLLSAVHPDGVAGLLEECMAIVTNCNGLSEDVDRQSEMRSAHKLLLSLGYFDDMLEALTSLLHKAAYRCHIKFGTVMPSHSISSVKGKKSKSSGKFSFKSKIINRKQSFEDDYLVAVGIAWQVRDFLLNEDTRKALLRPQTLEMLFLSLKIISEVTIVHCGEYDYMDISPILAYMAIALQMTVDIVSTTSIQNNDTKRKKCKTEASTSLSESVLEQTIEHVLDCLEKLFVADDSTKNDKVDSDLQSANRTNRIATQRDSAHNKPRQVLCKVKMLTAVLKFMADTFAMDFAPHNHELFLNYTSKCVQHIMSSLDRLHHKQIQFNEDDMKSVFFCLKSSFTYATKVLNMTLTDSSGLSTNSPTAFALANDLLDLVVLIESYLGSGYASRLVAAANPWLPDLVLALASISVQKHGVGGRKHSTASDQMKLRIPKWLLIVAKTELSSVKDAAEDGYSDQQKFSAFDRLLSMLVVLLKKNSDVMDAVGVIFLDSSLVGLERKDIGLALGLLHFVRFKLFEHDDRDWGDMMLSSLQGIYPKIEREIAEENHEEELDKLTFAKDLIEPLWMHHLYETGKVSMTDE